The genomic region ATCGCCTGGTTCGCCTTCCAGTCCTTCGAGAACGTCGGCATGACCCTCGGCATCATGCCGGTGGCGGGCCTGCCGCTGCCCTTCGTCTCGTACGGAGGCTCGTCGATGTTCGCCGTCTGGGTGGCCGTGGGCCTGCTGCAGTCGATCAGAGTTCAACGGCCGATGTCGGCCTAGTGAACCTTTGCGGGCTGCCCATACGCCGGATTCGCGACTAGATTCGGTTCATGGCGGACACAAAGCGGGAGATCGAGCGTAAGTACGAAGCCGATGAGAACGCCGGACTGTCGGACCTGCCGGACCTGACGCGGGTCTCCGGCGTCTCGGCCGTCATCGACAAGGGCACCGCCGATCTCGACGCGACCTACTACGACACGCCCGACCAACGGCTCGCCGCCGCGTCGCTCACCCTGCGCCGCCGCACCGGTGGCGACGACGCGGGCTGGCACCTGAAACTGCCGGTCTCCGAGGGCGTACGGGACGAGATCCACGCCCCGCTGTCCGACACCGTGCCCCGCGCGCTCAGCGGACTCGTCCGCTCCCGGGTGCGCGACGCCGAACTGGTCCCCGTCGTACGCCTGCGCTCCGCCCGTGACGTCCGCCACCTCGTCGACGCCTCCGGGGGCCTGCTCGCCGAGATCAGCGTCGACCGCGTGCGCGCCGAGCGCCTCAGCGGCGGCGACGGCACCACCGCATGGACCGAGATCGAGGTCGAGCTGGCCGACGACGGCGACCCCGCCTTCCTCGACAAGGTCGAGAAGAAGCTCCGCAAGGCCGGCGTCTCCCGCTCCAAGTCCGCGTCCAAGCTGGCCAGGGCCCTGGGGGAGACGGGAGATAAGCCCCGCAAGCAGGCGGTCGTCGAGGCGGCACCGGTCACCGCGGGCGATCACGTCCTCGCGTACGTCCGTGTCCAGCGCGACGCGATCATCGAGCTCGACCCCGCCGTGCGACGCGACGTGTACGACTCCGTGCACAGCATGCGCGTCGCCACCCGCCGGATGCGCAGCGCCTTCCGCTCGTACGGCAAGGTCCTGGACCGGGCCGTCACCGACCCGATCGGCGAAGAGCTGAAGTGGCTGGCCGGGGAGCTGGGCGTCGACCGCGACCAGGAGGTCCTGACCGAGCGGCTGACGGCGGCCCTCGACGACCTGCCGCGCACCCTGCTCGCGGGTCCCGTCCGCACCCGGCTGCGCACCTGGGCGCACGCCCGGAGCTCCGGCTCCCGGCGCCGTCTGATCGCGGTCCTCGACGGCAGGCGGTACCTGGACCTGCTCACCGCCCTCGACACGCTCCTCGCCACCCCGCCGCTGCGGGGGGCCGCCTCCGGCACTCCGGAAAAGGTGATCGCCAAGGCCGTACGCAAGGACTTCGACAAGCTGTCCGGCCTGGTCACGGAAGCCATCGACCTGTCGCCCGGCGCGGACCGCGACCTCGCGATCCACGAGGCCCGCAAGAAGGCCAAGCGCACCCGGTACGCGGCGGAGACGGCCACCCCCGCACTAGGCAAACCCGCGAAGAGCCTGACGAGCGACATGAAGTCCCTGCAGAGCCTGCTCGGCGAGCACCAGGACAGCGTCATGGCCCGCGAGGCCCTGCGCGACGTCGCCACCCAGGCGCACGCGGCGGGGGAGAGCACCTTCACGTACGGGGTGTTGTACGGGCGTGAGGAGCGGTCGGCCGCGTCGGTCGAGGCCGAGCTGCCGGGAGCGTGGGAGACGATCCGGAGCGGGGTACTCCGCTGACCCGGACGGCCGGTCCCGGCGACTGACCCGGACGGGATCCTCACGACGGACGAGATCGTTACGGCGGACGAGGGGCGGCTCCGCGCACGTTACGCTGAATGGTCACCCCTGTCGGATCTCACCCCACCAAAGGTTTGCGAGATGTCTGCCGAAGTCGCTGCATCGGTGTTCCCGCAGCTCGAAGCTCTGCTCCCGCATGTGCAGAAGCCGATCCAGTACGTCGGCGGAGAGCTCAACTCCACGGTCAAGCCCTGGGAGAGCACGGACGTCCGCTGGGCGCTCATGTACCCGGACGCGTACGAGGTCGGGCTGCCCAACCAGGGTGTCATGATCCTTTACGAGGTCCTGAACGAGCGCGAGGGCGTCCTCGCCGAGCGCACCTACAGTGTCTGGCCGGACCTGGAGGCGCTGATGCGCGAGCACCGGGTCCCGCAGTTCACGGTCGACAGCCACCGCCCGGTGAAGGCCTTCGACGTCTTCGGCCTGTCCTTCTCCACGGAGCTGGGCTACACGAACATGCTGACGGCGCTGGACCTGGCGGGCATCCCGCTGGAGTCGAAGGACCGGGGCTTGGACGACCCGATCGTGTTGGCCGGCGGCCACGCGGCCTTCAACCCCGAGCCGGTCGCGGACTTCATCGACGCGGCGATCATCGGCGACGGCGAGCAGGCCGTGCTCGACATGACCGAGATCATCCGCGCCTGGAAGGCGGAGGGGCAGCCGGGTGGCCGCGAGGAGGTCCTGTTCCGCCTGGCGAAGACGGGATCGGTGTACATCCCGGCGTTCTACGACGTCGAGTACCTGGCGGACGGCCGCATCGCCCGCGTGGTCCCGAACAAGTCGGGCGTCCCGTGGCGGGTGTCGAAGCACACGGTCATGGACCTGGACGAGTGGCCGTACCCCAAGCAGCCCCTGGTCCCGCTCGCGGAGACGGTCCACGAGCGTATGTCGGTGGAGATCTTCCGCGGCTGCACGCGCGGCTGCCGCTTCTGCCAGGCGGGCATGATCACCCGCCCGGTGCGCGAGCGGTCCATCACGGGTATCGGCGAGATGGTCGACAAGGGCCTCAAGGCGACCGGCTTCGAGGAGGTGGGCCTGCTGTCCCTGTCCTCCGCGGACCACTCGGAGATCGGCGACATCGCGAAGGGCCTGGCGGACCGGTACGAGGAGGACAAGATCGGCCTGTCCCTCCCGTCGACGCGGGTCGACGCCTTCAACGTGGACCTGGCGAACGAGCTGACGCGCAACGGCCGCCGCTCGGGCCTGACCTTCGCGCCCGAGGGCGGCTCGGAGCGCATGCGCAAGGTCATCAACAAGATGGTCTCGGAAGAGGACCTGATCCGCACGGTCTCCACGGCGTACGGCAACGGCTGGCGCCAGGTGAAGCTCTACTTCATGTGCGGCCTGCCGACGGAGACGGACGAGGACGTCCTCCAGATCGCGGACATGGCGATGAACGTGATCGCCGAGGGCCGCAAGGCCTCCGGCCAGAACGACATCCGCTGCACGGTGTCGATCGGCGGCTTCGTCCCCAAACCGCACACCCCCTTCCAATGGGCGCCGCAGCTGTCGGCCGTGGACACGGACGCCCGACTCACGAAGCTCCGCGACAAGATCCGCGGCGACAAGAAGTACGGCCGCTCCATCGGCTTCCGCTACCACGACGGCAAGCCCGGCATCGTGGAGGGCCTGCTCTCCCGCGGCGACCGCAGGGTGGGCGCGGTCATCCGCGCGGTCTACGAGGACGGCGGCCGATTCGACGGCTGGCGCGAGCACTTCTCGTACGACCGCTGGATGGCCTGCGCCGAGAAGACGCTGCCGGACCTCGGGGTGGACGTCGACTGGTACACGACGCGCGAGCGCACGTACGAAGAGGTCCTCCCGTGGGACCACCTGGACTCCGGCCTCGACAAGGACTGGCTCTGGGAGGACTGGCAGGACGCCCTCGACGAGACGGAGGTCGAGGACTGCCGCTGGACGCCCTGCTTCGACTGCGGGGTGTGCCCCCAGCTGGACCTCGACATCCAGATCGGCCCGACGGGCAAGAAGCTGCTGCCGCTGACGGTCAAGAAGGACGCGACGAGCGGGCACGTTCACTGACGCGAGCGAAGCGGCGCGGCGCGATGTAGAGGCCCCGGGGGACGGCGGCGGCGAAGGGGCGGCCGCCGTCGCCTGAGTGGCCGCGCTCCGTTCGCGAGTGCCTTCCGGCTTCCAGGCGTGGCGATATCCGCTACGGAGGAGGCCGACATGCCGACGAGCGAGCCGCCCGCGGGCGGACCTCGGGCGAGCGGTCCGCGGTGGGGGCACCCCGCTGACCGCCCTCCCCCCGACCGTGACCGTCCGCGTGGGCGCGGTGATGGTCGATTGCGGACTAGAGTCGTCTGGTTACGGTCGGTTGCGGGGGGCGGGGCCCGATCGAGGGGCTCCGGAGTTCTGGGGAGGGCCTGTAGAGCATGAGTCGTCGCTCCAATGGGTTGGTCGGCATCTGGGCCGAAGTTCAGCGTCAGCAGCAGCGCCAACTGGAGGCGCAGCTCCGGCAGCAGCGGGATCTGGAGCGTCAGCAGCGCTCCCAGCAGAGGGAGTTGGCGCGCAGCCGACGTGAGCATCAGGCCGCGTACCGCCAGCAGCGGGAGGCCGAAGCCCGGCGGCGTACCGAGGAGTTGGAGGCGCGGGTCGAGTCCTTGCAGGGGTTGCTGGCCGCGGGGTGCCGCGCCCCGGCGTTCGGAACCGCGCACCTCACGCGCGTCGAGCAGGTGGAGCCCTTCTCACCCGGCCCGTTGGCGTATCCGAGGCCGATGCCTGATCCGAATCAGTATCAGGCGCAAGGTGGTTGGGGGCTCGGCGCGAACCGGCGGGCCCAGGCCCAGGCGGAGGCACGCGCCCGGTTCGAGCACGACTGGCAGGCCGCGCAGGCGGCGGAGGTCCAGCGGCAGCAGCAACTGGCCGCCTACCAGCAGCAGTACCAGCAGTGGGCCGACGCCCAATTGAGTGAGATCCGTCAACACAACGCCGGTGTCGCCGAGATGGCGGCCGGGCTCCGCGACGGCGACCCCGAGGCCGTGGTGGAGTACTTCTCCGCGGCCCTCTACGCCTCGTCCGCGTGGCCGGAGGACCTGCCGCGCCAGGTGTCCGCGGCGTACGACTCGGCCGCACGACAGCTGGTGCTGAACTGGGAGTTGCCCGCGTACGACATCGTCCCCGAGGCGAAGCTGGTGCGGTACATGCCCGGCGCGGACCAGGACAAGGAGGCTCCTCGCCCGGCGACCCAGCGCCGCGCGCTGTACCGGGACGTGCTCGCGCAGTGCGTACTCCTCGTCCTGCACGACCTCTTCGCGGCGGACGAGTTCGGCGCGCTGGAGTCGGTGGCGCTGAACGGGTTCGTGGACGACCACGACCCGGCGACGGGCAGGCAGGCGCGGATCTTCCTGGCCACGGTCATGGCCTCGCGCTCCGTCTTCACGCAGCTGCGCCTGGAGCAGGTCAGCGCGGTCGACTGCCTGGTGGACGGCTTACGGGGACAGCTGTCCACGCGGCCCGACCAGCGCGCGGTGGTACGGCCCGGGCGACGCCCCGAGGACGTCGGCAACGGTGTCGTGACTCACGGGGGCGATGAGGAGCCGGACCTGTACGAGATGGACCCGGTCGCCTTCGAGTCGCTGGTCGCGGAGCTCTTCCGCGCCATGGGCATGCAGGCCGTGACGACCCAGCGCTCGAACGACGGCGGTGTCGATGTCGACGCGCTCGATCCCACTCCGATCCGGGGCGGCAAGATCGTCGTGCAGGTGAAGCGTTATCGCAACACCGTGCCGCCGACCGCCGTCCGCGATCTGTTCGGCACGGTCCAGGACGCGGGCGCCAACAAGGGCGTCCTCGTCACCACTTCCGGCTTCGGCCCGGGTTCACACACCTTCGCCAACGGCAAACCCCTGGAACTCGTCGCGGGCAACGAACTCGTCGACCTGCTGCACCGACACGGACTGCGCGGGCGACTGGGGAACTCGGGCCGCCCGATTCCGGCCCAGCGCAGGGGGGATGGGCGTACGGGGGAGGGGCGCACACCGGATGCCGGGGACGGGGCGAGCGGGTCGAGCGGGACGGGCGGGGCTGACGATCACAACAGGCTGGGGATGTTCTGGACCGGCCAGGTCGCCCTGGACGTCTGCGCGCTCGTCTGCCACGGCAGCCGGGTGCTGAGCGACGACCACTTCGTGTTCTTCAACAACCCCCGGACACCGGACGGTTCGGTCCGTGCGCTCGCCGCCGCCGCACCGGACAAGGCGGCGATCCGGGTGTCCTTCGACGCGTTGCCCGAGCGGGCCGACCGGCTCGTCCTCGTCGCCGCGGTCGACCCCGAGGTCAACCCCGATGCGGACCTCTCCGGCTTCACCGAGGCGGGCATCCGCCTGTCGGACGCCTCGGGAACCGAGTTGGGACGGCTCGACGTGTCCGACGGCCGCGCAGACGAGACCGCGTTGGTCCTGGGCTCCTTCCGCCGCCGCGCCGGCGGCGACTGGGACTTCGTGCTCGGCGGCAAGGGATATCGGGGCGGTCTGGAGGAACTCATCAGGGAGTACGGGATCGCCGTGGACTAGCGCCCTCACTTCGCTTCACATCCCTTCACTTCACCTCACCTCGCCTCACCGGTCCGGACGCGCGGAGCGGAAAACCGCGGATCTGCATCCGTACGGGCCTTTGGTGCGTCCTCGTCCATATGGACCTGGAAAAGTCGCCGCCGCCCGCGCCTCCCGCGCCGTTGGAGACGCCCACGTCGCCTGTGGCGTCCGGTGGGCCGGCGCGACCGGGGGACGCCGCTCCCGAGGGCTGCCTCGCCGTCGCGATCCGTATTCCGGTGCGGATCGTGGTGTTCGTGCTGGTCCTGCCGGTGCGGATGGCGTGGGACGCGCTGGTCGTCGCCGGGCGATTCCTCAACGACAGGGTGTTCCGGCCGTTGGGGCGGGCGATCATGTGGGTGTTCGCGCCTGTCGGGCGGGCCCTGGTGTGGCTGGTCGAGGCGGTCGCGACCGTCGTCGCGTGGCTGCTGACCGGCATCGGACGCGCCCTGGAATGGCTGGGCAAGCTGGTGTTCGTCTGGCCGTGGGTGGCGCTGTGGCGGTACGTCGTCGTACCGCTGGGACGTGCCCTGGCCTGGCTCGGGAACGTGCTGCTCGTAGTGCCCGCCGTCTGGCTGTACGAGCGGGTGCTGACGCCCATCGGACACGGTGTGGTGTGGGCCCTGCGGGGGATCGGGGCCGGGTGCGTCTGGCTGTGGCGGATGTTGGTCGTCGCCCCCGCCGCATGGTTGTACCGGGCGTTGCTCGCGCCGACCGGGCGGGGTTTCGCCTGGGCCGCGCTCGGGCTGTGGGGTGCCATCACATGGGTCGGCCGCAGTGTGTGGGCGGGCGTGACATGGGTTTCCCGAGGGCTCTGGGCCGGTGTCGTCTGGGTCGCGAGTGGTGTGTGGGCGGGTGTCGTGTGGCTCTCCCGTGGCCTGTGGGCCGGCATGACATGGATCGGTGGGGGTCTGTGGGCCGCCATGACATGGCTGGGGCGTGGGGCCTGGGCGGGGGTGGCCTGGATCGCCATGCTCGTCGGGACTCTCCTGCGGTGGATCTTCATCGTGCCCGCCGTCGCCCTGTGGCGCTGGGTGCT from Streptomyces sp. NBC_00878 harbors:
- a CDS encoding CYTH and CHAD domain-containing protein, whose translation is MADTKREIERKYEADENAGLSDLPDLTRVSGVSAVIDKGTADLDATYYDTPDQRLAAASLTLRRRTGGDDAGWHLKLPVSEGVRDEIHAPLSDTVPRALSGLVRSRVRDAELVPVVRLRSARDVRHLVDASGGLLAEISVDRVRAERLSGGDGTTAWTEIEVELADDGDPAFLDKVEKKLRKAGVSRSKSASKLARALGETGDKPRKQAVVEAAPVTAGDHVLAYVRVQRDAIIELDPAVRRDVYDSVHSMRVATRRMRSAFRSYGKVLDRAVTDPIGEELKWLAGELGVDRDQEVLTERLTAALDDLPRTLLAGPVRTRLRTWAHARSSGSRRRLIAVLDGRRYLDLLTALDTLLATPPLRGAASGTPEKVIAKAVRKDFDKLSGLVTEAIDLSPGADRDLAIHEARKKAKRTRYAAETATPALGKPAKSLTSDMKSLQSLLGEHQDSVMAREALRDVATQAHAAGESTFTYGVLYGREERSAASVEAELPGAWETIRSGVLR
- a CDS encoding TIGR03960 family B12-binding radical SAM protein, whose translation is MSAEVAASVFPQLEALLPHVQKPIQYVGGELNSTVKPWESTDVRWALMYPDAYEVGLPNQGVMILYEVLNEREGVLAERTYSVWPDLEALMREHRVPQFTVDSHRPVKAFDVFGLSFSTELGYTNMLTALDLAGIPLESKDRGLDDPIVLAGGHAAFNPEPVADFIDAAIIGDGEQAVLDMTEIIRAWKAEGQPGGREEVLFRLAKTGSVYIPAFYDVEYLADGRIARVVPNKSGVPWRVSKHTVMDLDEWPYPKQPLVPLAETVHERMSVEIFRGCTRGCRFCQAGMITRPVRERSITGIGEMVDKGLKATGFEEVGLLSLSSADHSEIGDIAKGLADRYEEDKIGLSLPSTRVDAFNVDLANELTRNGRRSGLTFAPEGGSERMRKVINKMVSEEDLIRTVSTAYGNGWRQVKLYFMCGLPTETDEDVLQIADMAMNVIAEGRKASGQNDIRCTVSIGGFVPKPHTPFQWAPQLSAVDTDARLTKLRDKIRGDKKYGRSIGFRYHDGKPGIVEGLLSRGDRRVGAVIRAVYEDGGRFDGWREHFSYDRWMACAEKTLPDLGVDVDWYTTRERTYEEVLPWDHLDSGLDKDWLWEDWQDALDETEVEDCRWTPCFDCGVCPQLDLDIQIGPTGKKLLPLTVKKDATSGHVH
- a CDS encoding restriction endonuclease, whose protein sequence is MSRRSNGLVGIWAEVQRQQQRQLEAQLRQQRDLERQQRSQQRELARSRREHQAAYRQQREAEARRRTEELEARVESLQGLLAAGCRAPAFGTAHLTRVEQVEPFSPGPLAYPRPMPDPNQYQAQGGWGLGANRRAQAQAEARARFEHDWQAAQAAEVQRQQQLAAYQQQYQQWADAQLSEIRQHNAGVAEMAAGLRDGDPEAVVEYFSAALYASSAWPEDLPRQVSAAYDSAARQLVLNWELPAYDIVPEAKLVRYMPGADQDKEAPRPATQRRALYRDVLAQCVLLVLHDLFAADEFGALESVALNGFVDDHDPATGRQARIFLATVMASRSVFTQLRLEQVSAVDCLVDGLRGQLSTRPDQRAVVRPGRRPEDVGNGVVTHGGDEEPDLYEMDPVAFESLVAELFRAMGMQAVTTQRSNDGGVDVDALDPTPIRGGKIVVQVKRYRNTVPPTAVRDLFGTVQDAGANKGVLVTTSGFGPGSHTFANGKPLELVAGNELVDLLHRHGLRGRLGNSGRPIPAQRRGDGRTGEGRTPDAGDGASGSSGTGGADDHNRLGMFWTGQVALDVCALVCHGSRVLSDDHFVFFNNPRTPDGSVRALAAAAPDKAAIRVSFDALPERADRLVLVAAVDPEVNPDADLSGFTEAGIRLSDASGTELGRLDVSDGRADETALVLGSFRRRAGGDWDFVLGGKGYRGGLEELIREYGIAVD